A DNA window from Candidatus Neomarinimicrobiota bacterium contains the following coding sequences:
- a CDS encoding homocysteine S-methyltransferase family protein — protein sequence YPNSGELYNGENRTWSGSSEPLECGKDAGEWYKKGAKLIGGCCRMGPEHMKAIRENLVAM from the coding sequence TTTATCCGAATTCCGGAGAGCTTTACAACGGGGAAAATCGGACTTGGTCCGGCAGTTCAGAACCGCTTGAGTGCGGCAAAGATGCCGGAGAATGGTATAAAAAAGGCGCCAAATTGATTGGAGGTTGTTGCAGAATGGGACCGGAGCATATGAAAGCAATACGGGAGAATCTCGTGGCAATGTGA